One region of Hemiscyllium ocellatum isolate sHemOce1 chromosome 32, sHemOce1.pat.X.cur, whole genome shotgun sequence genomic DNA includes:
- the tmem98 gene encoding transmembrane protein 98, with product METVVIVAIGVLATIFLASFVALVVVCRHRYCQPSNLLHPFDSKPTVDLIGAMETQSEPSELELDDVVITNPHIEAILENEDWIEDASGLVSHCIEILKICHTLTEKLVAMTMGSGAKIKSPARLSDIIVVAKRISPRVDDVVRSMYPPLDPKLLDARTTALLLSVSHLVLVTRNACHMTGSLDWIDQSLSSAEEHMSVLREAALATEPERNLIGCENFCQEQSSI from the exons ATGGAGACTGTGGTCATTGTAGCAATTGGGGTCCTTGCGACTATCTTTCTAGCCTCCTTTGTGGCTCTTGTCGTTGTCTGCAGACACCGTTATTGCCAGCCCAGCAACCTGTTACACCCATTTGACTCAAA GCCTACAGTGGATCTCATTGGTGCGATGGAAACCCAGAGTGAGCCCTCAGAATTGGAACTGGATGATGTTGTTATCACAAACCCACACATTGAGGCGATCCTGGAAAATGAAGACTGGATAGAGGATGCTTC GGGGTTGGTGTCTCACTGCATTGAGATTCTTAAG ATATGTCATACTCTGACAGAGAAACTTGTTGCCATGACGATGGGATCAGGTGCAAAGATCAAATCACCAGCGAGGCTCAGTGACATAATCGTAGTGGCAAAGCGGATTAGTCCGAG GGTGGATGATGTTGTGAGGTCAATGTATCCTCCGCTGGATCCTAAGCTCTTGGATGCCAG AACCAcagctctccttctctctgtcagcCATCTTGTATTGGTTACCAGGAATGCATGTCACATGACCGGAAGCCTCGATTGGATTGACCAGTCCCTCTCCTCGGCTGAGGAGCACATGTCAGTGCTAAGGGAGGCAGCTCTGGCGACTGAGCCTGAGAGGAACCTCATTGGCTGTGAGAATTTCTGTCAGGAACAATCCTCAATTTAG